CGTAGCTTTAGTAGCTCTTTTGGCGCTGAAAACTATCCTGTAACCACCTCTGAGTATCAAAGCTATGATGGGAGGCCTGTCCGCTTGGTATCTCCCTCTTCCTCTCCTTTTAAGCCCTCTCTTTCTCGGCCTCCTACCCAGCTCCTTTATCTTTTCGGAGTTGTTCCTCCCTTTGAGCCCTGCTGTTATGTAGCTTTCGTCTATCTCTATCTCCCCTTCTATCCCCTTTGGGAGGGGGAGAGAGGAGGAGATCTTTATCATAACCTTCTTGCAGTTTATGAAGATGCTCTTGAAGGAGGTGCAAAACAGAATGGAGATCTTCCTCTGGGAGGTATGAACCAAAACGAAGAGGAAGAGTATGCACCCCCACAGAAACAGTGGAATTTTGGAGTTGTGGAAGATTGTGCCTGTCTTGTCATTGAAAGTCCTTTTGCAATCTTTGCACTTGTATCTTTGAAACAGTTTGTATCTTCCCCATTTGATAATGTTCCTGCTCTTGCAATGGGGGCAGTATACTCCATCTTTCCATTTGATCTTTCTTATCATGTCAGCCATGATAAGTTCGACATCGTTGATGAGATTGATTATCGATTCTGGTATACTCATGGGTCACCTCCTTATGAAGGATTTTCATCATCCCATGAGTATACCATTTCCACCAACAATGCGCGCAAATAAGAGCCATCGGAGATATTCGCCAACTTCGCGTTCGAAGGAGGGAGGCTGAAGGCGGTGCTGGATGTCGACGATTCCCTCCCGTCCGATAACGTCGCCTATGCGCTCCTGCCCCGTCGGAAGAAGATCCCCGTTCTGCTGGTGACGGAGGGAAACATGTTCCTCGAGAGCGCCCTCGCCGTGGACGAAAGGCTGGAGCTTACGGTGATCCCCCCTGGAGCCTATAAACCCGACATCCCCTCAGGCTATAGGGTCGTCATATTCGACCGTTGGTGCCCCCCGAGCATAGGCGACGGCAACTACATACTGATCCATCCGCCTGAGGGGAGTTCGATCTATCGGATAGGCAAGCCGCTGGAGTCGCCCATCGTCACGGAGTGGGATCGCAAACATCCCGTTTTAAGGTTCGTCAACCTGGAGAACGTCCAGATAGCCGAGGCATATCGCGTGAGTCCCCCTGACGGCGCCCGCGTGCTCGTCCGATCCTTCGAGGACCCGCTCATATTCGTGGATGAGTCTCCTGAACGCAGGGTTTTATTCGTGGCGCTGGACATACTCAAATCCGACCTCCCCCTCCGCGTCGCCTTTCCGGTGATCATCGCCAACGCGATCCAATGGTTCCAGGGGAGGTCTGAAACTCAGGAATATTGGCTCCGGACGGGTGATATCCTGCGAGAGAAGGTGGATAAGGGGATCAAGGAGGCGACCCTTGTGAGGCCAAACGGTGAGAGCGTAAGCCTTCCCGCGAGGAACGGCGAGATATTTTTCGATGGAACCTCAAATGCCGGATTTTACACCCTGCAGGCGGGCGATACGACGGAGACCTGGGCGGTTAATCTGACAGATGAGAATGAGACCGACCTGCATCTCAACGATGAGGTGAAGGAATTTCTGGATCGGGAGGTTGCTTTTGGCGGCTCGCCGCTTCTGCGCTACCCGCCCTGGATCTACCTGATTTTCCTCGCCCTCGCCCTGAGCGCTACGGAGTGGTTCCTGTATCAGAGGAGGCGGATCGAATGATGGAGATCGCCCGACCCTTTTTGCTCCTCCTCCTTTTGCTTCTGCCCCTTCTGTATTACGGATATCGGCGTAGCCTCGTCGATCTTCCCCGCTTTCAGCGTATCATCAACCTGATCGTCCGGTCGCTGATACTCATCCTGTTGATCCTGAGCCTCGCCGGATTGCAATATCTGACCAGAAACGATAGGCTGGCCGTCATCTTCCTGGTGGATCTCTCCGATAGCATCTCCCAGGAGGGGCTGAGGAAGGCGAAGGATTACATCGAAGAGGCGATGAA
This is a stretch of genomic DNA from Candidatus Poribacteria bacterium. It encodes these proteins:
- a CDS encoding IS1 family transposase, whose product is MSIPESIINLINDVELIMADMIRKIKWKDGVYCPHCKSRNIIKWGRYKLFQRYKCKDCKRTFNDKTGTIFHNSKIPLFLWGCILFLFVLVHTSQRKISILFCTSFKSIFINCKKVMIKISSSLPLPKGIEGEIEIDESYITAGLKGRNNSEKIKELGRRPRKRGLKRRGRGRYQADRPPIIALILRGGYRIVFSAKRATKAT